One region of Polynucleobacter sp. SHI8 genomic DNA includes:
- a CDS encoding site-specific integrase: protein MTKKEQKQVGISNTRQYTKNVEKITFEVNKMAKQAKTLTQQEFRRVLDYIATRKHCARNRAMLHLMYCAGTRVGETSALRIEDAVDCEGNVKREILLKSDITKGNVARTIYVSDKLYKELDAYIKTLDITDRKRKLFYSQKKTSDGFSPNTLTQYWHYLFSACGIDNASSHSMRRSFATQISSKGVGIRVLQKLMGHKSAQTTMVYIDASDDMMRKAVELV, encoded by the coding sequence ATGACTAAAAAAGAACAAAAACAGGTAGGAATTTCGAATACAAGACAATACACTAAAAATGTAGAAAAAATTACATTTGAGGTGAACAAGATGGCAAAGCAAGCTAAGACATTAACACAGCAAGAATTTAGACGAGTACTTGATTACATAGCTACACGCAAGCATTGTGCTAGAAATAGGGCTATGCTTCATTTAATGTATTGTGCTGGAACTAGGGTAGGTGAGACAAGTGCTTTACGAATTGAAGACGCTGTAGATTGCGAGGGCAATGTAAAGCGTGAAATTCTACTCAAGTCAGATATAACTAAAGGGAATGTAGCTAGGACAATTTATGTTAGCGACAAGCTATACAAGGAGCTTGATGCTTACATTAAGACTTTAGACATTACAGACCGTAAGCGTAAGCTGTTTTACTCGCAGAAAAAGACAAGTGATGGCTTTAGTCCGAATACACTTACACAGTACTGGCACTATCTATTTTCTGCTTGTGGTATCGACAACGCATCCAGTCATTCAATGCGTAGGTCATTTGCTACACAGATTAGTAGCAAAGGTGTTGGCATTAGAGTACTACAAAAATTAATGGGTCACAAGTCAGCTCAAACTACAATGGTGTACATTGACGCAAGCGATGACATGATGCGTAAAGCAGTTGAGCTTGTTTAA
- the dcm gene encoding DNA (cytosine-5-)-methyltransferase: MATRIKNIKFRLGELFCGPGGIAVGASGAVVLKGSTRYSIEHTWASDYHEDTCKTYEVNFPGVKVVCEDVKKLKIDSLGDIDAFAYGFPCNDFSIVGESKGFDGDFGGLYKFGIKVLNKYNPKFFIAENVGGLTSANEGKALKKIVHDLERAGDNGYDLTIHKYKFEEYGVPQTRHRIIIVGIDKKLGIKYRVPSPTTSEKYITTREALESPPIPLDAHNNEKMGQSATVVERLKYIKAGNNIWQTDLPEHLRLNVKGAKLSQIYKRLDPNKPSYTITGSGGGGTHGYHYKEHRALTNRERARIQTFPDDFLFIGKNDSVRRQIGMAVPPKGIQIIFESVLKSFAKIEYDSIDASILDSSVDQSDLI; encoded by the coding sequence GTGGCTACTAGAATCAAAAATATAAAATTTAGACTTGGTGAATTGTTCTGTGGACCAGGTGGAATTGCTGTTGGGGCATCAGGTGCTGTAGTATTAAAAGGAAGTACTAGATACTCAATAGAACATACTTGGGCATCTGATTATCATGAAGACACTTGTAAGACATATGAAGTTAACTTTCCGGGAGTTAAAGTAGTATGTGAAGATGTTAAAAAATTAAAAATAGATTCTCTTGGTGATATTGATGCGTTTGCTTATGGATTTCCATGTAATGATTTTAGTATAGTTGGTGAGAGCAAAGGTTTTGATGGTGATTTTGGTGGTTTATATAAGTTCGGTATAAAAGTACTAAACAAATATAATCCTAAGTTCTTTATCGCTGAAAATGTTGGTGGTTTAACAAGTGCTAATGAAGGCAAAGCATTAAAGAAAATAGTTCATGACTTAGAGAGAGCTGGTGACAATGGTTATGACTTGACTATTCACAAATATAAATTTGAAGAGTACGGTGTACCTCAAACTAGGCACAGAATAATTATTGTTGGTATTGATAAAAAGTTAGGTATCAAGTACAGAGTACCTTCTCCAACTACTTCAGAAAAATATATAACAACTAGAGAGGCTTTAGAGAGTCCACCAATACCATTAGATGCTCACAATAATGAAAAAATGGGTCAAAGTGCTACAGTGGTTGAGCGATTAAAATACATTAAGGCCGGTAATAATATTTGGCAAACTGATTTACCAGAACATTTAAGATTAAATGTAAAGGGAGCTAAGCTAAGTCAAATATATAAACGACTAGATCCAAATAAGCCGTCATATACAATTACTGGTAGTGGAGGTGGCGGTACACATGGATATCATTACAAAGAGCATAGAGCACTTACTAATAGAGAAAGAGCAAGAATACAAACTTTTCCCGATGACTTTCTTTTCATAGGTAAGAATGATAGTGTTAGAAGACAAATAGGTATGGCGGTACCTCCAAAAGGTATTCAAATAATTTTTGAGTCAGTACTTAAATCTTTTGCGAAAATTGAATACGATTCAATTGATGCGAGTATTTTAGATTCTAGTGTCGATCAATCCGATTTAATTTAG